One window of the Triticum dicoccoides isolate Atlit2015 ecotype Zavitan chromosome 3B, WEW_v2.0, whole genome shotgun sequence genome contains the following:
- the LOC119278537 gene encoding uncharacterized protein LOC119278537: MSPPRRRRRLCFFPSRSVAILHAVHRTRHPHRWCWLRKRHTAAANTSGSKASSAQINHHQGGTDIPQVAENMKQQSLFDKLPEDILHHIHSLLPIQDAACAACVSHAFLRSWRCYSKLRLNDCALGLSHIEFEERKIYLIDKVDKILKNHHDKGVKVETLRLILTPCTNIKASYLDRWLRRTVKSGFKDLYLEMPLSMKKIYKFPCSVLSDEGAASSIQFLHIGSCTFHPTSTLGSLARLKTVRLSFVHTTEEGLEHLFSKSSILEELRIFACHGIICLKIPCTMQHLKRFHVQRCSMLRVVEIDAPNLCYFNYDSALPEIYVRNCSQLKHVQLSSACPSGVLFYARTSLPSIARNVESLILVGRSENANTPLLQSKLPHLKNLEIRLKAVLPKGFPPSYDFFSLVSFLDASPALESFTLHVNEYVMTHYPVVGDNDECPRQKLDLSHNRLRHMTITGFCSAKSLVELTVHILESTHSLERLTLDTTYDYNRCIQGPGTIGKCTTSSRIAKCWPMSKRGVDEAHRAVKTVGRYIAGRVPLAVQFELMGPCSRCHTGSR; encoded by the exons ATGTCGCCCCCTCGTCGTCGTCGGCGCCTATGTTTTTTCCCATCTCGATCCGTGGCGATCCTCCACGCGGTGCACAGGACACGGCATCCGCATCGCTGGTGTTGGCTGCGGAAACGTCATACGGCTGCTGCAA ATACTAGTGGATCAAAGGCTTCGTCGGCTCAAATAAACCATCATCAAGGTGGTACTGATATTCCTCAAGTTGCTGAGAATATGAAACAACAAAGTCTTTTTGACAAACTACCGGAG gacatctTACATCATATACATTCTCTCTTACCAATACAAGACGCTGCTTGTGCTGCCTGTGTGTCTCATGCATTCCTGCGTTCATGGAGATGCTATTCCAAACTCAGACTCAACGACTGTGCGCTTGGGTTGAGTCACATAGAATTTGAGGAAAGAAAAATCTATCTCATTGACAAAGTTGACAAAATTCTTAAAAACCATCATGACAAAGGGGTGAAGGTGGAGACACTTAGGCTTATTCTTACCCCTTGCACCAATATCAAAGCCTCCTACCTGGACAGGTGGCTCCGAAGAACCGTTAAGTCTGGGTTTAAAGATCTTTACTTGGAGATGCCTTTATCCATGAAGAAAATTTACAAATTCCCGTGTTCAGTTTTGTCTGATGAGGGAGCTGCAAGTTCAATTCAGTTTCTTCACATCGGCTCTTGCACTTTTCATCCCACATCAACACTTGGCTCCTTGGCAAGGTTGAAAACTGTAAGATTGTCTTTTGTCCACACTACCGAGGAAGGATTGGAGCACTTGTTTTCAAAATCTTCTATTCTAGAGGAGCTCAGAATATTCGCATGCCATGGGATAATTTGCTTGAAAATACCTTGTACGATGCAGCATCTTAAGAGATTTCATGTTCAACGTTGCAGCATGCTGCGGGTTGTAGAGATTGATGCTCCAAACCTCTGCTATTTTAACTATGACAGCGCTTTGCCAGAAATCTACGTGAGAAATTGTTCTCAACTTAAGCATGTACAGTTATCATCTGCATGCCCGTCTGGTGTTCTTTTTTATGCTCGCACTAGTCTTCCGTCCATTGCAAGGAATGTTGAGAGTCTTATTTTGGTTGGTCGTAGCGAG AATGCCAACACTCCGTTGCTACAATCCAAGCTACCCCACCTCAAGAACTTGGAAATTAGACTCAAAGCAGTCCTCCCCAAAGGCTTCCCTCCAAGCTATGACTTCTtttctttggtttcttttcttGATGCTTCTCCTGCCTTGGAGTCTTTCACCCTACAC GTAAATGAGTATGTCATGACACACTATCCTGTTGTTGGAGATAATGACGAATGCCCGAGGCAGAAGCTGGACTTGTCGCATAACCGCCTCAGACACATGACGATCACGGGATTCTGTTCAGCCAAGAGCCTGGTTGAGCTCACGGTTCACATCCTTGAGAGCACACACTCGCTTGAGCGCTTGACGCTGGACACAACCTATGACTACAATAGGTGTATTCAAGGGCCTGGTACCATTGGCAAATGCACTACCTCAAGTAGGATTGCCAAATGCTGGCCGATGAGCAAGAGAGGTGTTGACGAAGCTCATAGAGCTGTGAAGACTGTTGGTAGATACATAGCTGGGAGAGTTCCATTGGCTGTTCAATTTGAGCTCATGGGGCCCTGTAGTCGATGCCATACCGGCAGCCGGTAG